TCCCACACCTAATGGATCCCAACTTATCGTTTTAATCGAATAAAATGAAATAGGCATTCTCCCgagtctttttcctttttgatcaGACTGAGACATCTCTCATCTCTGTCCAATTAATCTTTCATATAGGACCCCTCTTGCTCACCCAATATCAATATCATACAAGGCATGTGCCAATTGTGGCCAATACCATCCTAATCTTTAATACAAATATCTATTTTCACACTTGTAATTTTGTAAACCACaatgtttctttatttgctCTTGTTACTTTTCCCAATTAAATCATTTAAGCATTTCACAATCTCATCAGAATTACAAATTCATCACAAGCTCATATAATCAAAAACCTATGGAGGATAATaacaaacaaactaaaaattacATGTCCACTGCCACACGTTTGTACAAGTGTGATGGCAACCTTGGAGAGGCTATGGCTTGTAATGGGGTTCGCATGTAAGTGACCAATCCAGGATTTTCAGACAAGTCAATCTCCTCTGCCTTAATCCCTTCGGGTGGTGTCCAAACAAAGTGGTGCAGCAAGTGACCAAGCATAGACGTGACCAAATTGATACCAAGTTGTGCACCAGGGCACACTCGTCGCCCTGCACCAAATGGAAGTAGCCGGAAGTCATGTCCCTTCATGTCAACATCCTCTTCGAGGAACCTCTCGGGACGAAACTCAGCTGGATTCTTCCACATTGCTGGATCGCGTGCTACGGCCCAAACATTAACGTGAACATTTGATCCCTTAGGGATGTCATATCCACCAACTTTAACATTAGCATTGGCTCGGTGAGGAAGCATCAGTGGGGTAGGAGGGTGCAACCTTAGTGCCTCTTTGGCTACACATTGTAAGTAAGGTAGGTTAGAAAAATCGGCTTCGGTCATGACCCGTTCAAAACCAATCACACGGTCTAGCTCCTCTTGGGCCTTTTGTTGCACCCTTGGGTTCTTTATTAGCTCAGCCATTCCCCACTCTACCAAGATTGCAGTGGTGTCCATGCCTGCAGTGATCATGTCCTGCACATATCACATGATACAATGTTTGTTAGCCCATAAGTTACCTCACTACTCCTAGTTCTAGCAATTAAAAAAGCAAACATAATTGTTTTAAGCATTTTGTCCTTTTCACTAAACTACCACTTATCCATTCCAAATCTTTAAGTTGCCACAAATGTAATATGTTCTTCAAGTGAATATATTAGGTAGGTTTCACATACCCAAAGAAGTCCAATAATGGTGTCTTCACTAAGGTCATATTTCTCTTGCAATGTAAGTAATGCATCAACAAAATGCTGCTTGGCACCGCCACTCTTGTTGCGAGCTTGAGTGTGCTCTTCCATGATAGCTCTAGTGAGTCTGTCCCTTCTTGCCCCATGCTTAGCGAATGCCTCTTCCTCTAGTGGAAACATCCAACGAAGCCATGGAATGTGCTCTGCCATTGCAAGTGATGCACCAAGCTTCAATCCATTGGCCACAATTGCCTTGAATTCCAATCCTTGCTCATCCACTACACCCTCTGCATTTACAAATCGCTTTCCAAATGCCAGTCTTGTAATGTTGTTGAATGCCACAGTACCCAAATACTTCTTTACCAACAAACCTTTACTATTATTTTCTGcatgtaaaataaaaacaattttcagttAAATATTTGTATTCAAACCATTGTGagaacaaaaattaatgaaagaaaCAACTAATACtgaaatgtcatttaattaaattgGATTAGATAAGCATAAGGCCATGCCAAACCAGAGCTTGCTTGTGCCAATATTAGTTCACATTTTCACGAAGTCAAGTTTGTGTTGCCTAgttcataaattttattttgtttacaatttatttgttgtatataGATTGGCATagtaataatattattagatGAACATCCTCTAGAGTTGTTTAGTAGTAGAGATCTTACAATCAAATCATTTATGATTAAATGTGagttatttaaattattaattaggtGATTAAACCTAAACTATAAACATTGCCAAACGCAGACCTAGTCATGTAACATGtcattgtcaaaaaaaatatataattcatgTACCATGTCTCCCTGTCTTGCCAGAAACTTGTgcaatttgaaagaaaaaaaaaatgtgggaactcaaaaagaaaaaaacattacTGCTATCAGTTAAGACTTGAGAACCGAAAATGTTGGTACATAGTTAAGATCACCGTTGTAATGCTCCTGACTCATGAGAGTCCCTTGTCTAGGACGATGGGGCATTAAATTTAAAGCAaagttctgttttttttttttttaagaatagcAAAGTtctgtttaaactttaaagagtGGAATAGCTATGCTACAAGCCTAAActacatctttttatttatttatttatttttatgatgaactGCTACAACTACTAACTATACCAAGTTCTATCAATATAATGTGACCCCAATATTCATGTATTGGCTTTTCGGCTATTAAGTCAAATCAACACCTACCCTGCTGTCCCAATCACATCTTGGTGAAACAATAATATGAAAATACTAATAACTTAGTTAATACTTCAACCAAAAGCTTGAATTTATGcacaaatattataataatgcCAAATTGTATAGGACGAAATCTACACACACTTAACTCTATTGAATTGAATTAAATTGAGAAAATGTATTATTGCTCGAGGGTGTGGTTGAATGAACATGATGCACAAATCACTCTCAATCAAAGCACCTGAACATGCTGAAGCTTGGAGAGAGGTCCATCCTCCATTGGGCTtgttcagattttttttttctttttttggtaaaagtttTATTAACTTGCAAAGTAATAAATACATTGTAGGCTTTGTACTCTTCTTTGAAAAGTTTCGTTAATATCCTTTTCACTTTCAACCAATGCTAATAATtttcagaaaaagaagaagaagaaggttagAGCTATCTAAGAAATTCAAATGAGGAACATGACCAAGTCATAATTATCTCAAAGAAATTTCCTTTTAAGAAATTATGATGGAAAACTATTTAACTGAGTAAAAGTACAGAagcatttaaattattaaatgttgTAGTGGCGTTGTTTCATCTTCTTTGtaacaattaaattatttaaaaagaagatTTCAAAAAGAATCTGTATAGTGAAAAACTCCAAACAGTCTTATGAATACTAAGTATGAAGCTTCCTTGCAGATTAAAAAACAGCACACCAAAACCAGGTATTTGGAAAGCATTTCCCACCTACCGAGCAAccattttcttctattttaatcAAACTGAAATTTTACCGTTTTTCTTAAATAAGTCGCCCTGTCTATTTTTTATTGACCATACTGTGTCAACAATTAAGTTTTCCTAACCcatattatgtataaaaaaaagtgataaaacaacataattatatacaaaatttgtaatatttcatttaaattatacaataaaatcaTTTGAGATGGAGATAATCCTAATACAATCTTAAACCcatttgaaaacataaataattaatgtagTGCGCAAGTTGTGTC
This genomic stretch from Castanea sativa cultivar Marrone di Chiusa Pesio chromosome 9, ASM4071231v1 harbors:
- the LOC142610017 gene encoding cytochrome P450 98A2, whose protein sequence is MALPLIPISLLIVIFLAYKLYQHLRFKLPPGPRPWPIVGNLYDIKPVRFRCFAEWAQAYGPIISVWFGSTLNVIVSNTELAKEVLKENDQHLADRHRSRSAAKFSRDGQDLIWADYGPHYVKVRKVCTLELFTPKRLEGLRPIREDEVTAMVESIYKDCNNPENNSKGLLVKKYLGTVAFNNITRLAFGKRFVNAEGVVDEQGLEFKAIVANGLKLGASLAMAEHIPWLRWMFPLEEEAFAKHGARRDRLTRAIMEEHTQARNKSGGAKQHFVDALLTLQEKYDLSEDTIIGLLWDMITAGMDTTAILVEWGMAELIKNPRVQQKAQEELDRVIGFERVMTEADFSNLPYLQCVAKEALRLHPPTPLMLPHRANANVKVGGYDIPKGSNVHVNVWAVARDPAMWKNPAEFRPERFLEEDVDMKGHDFRLLPFGAGRRVCPGAQLGINLVTSMLGHLLHHFVWTPPEGIKAEEIDLSENPGLVTYMRTPLQAIASPRLPSHLYKRVAVDM